The Mycolicibacterium parafortuitum nucleotide sequence CGGACCCGTTCGTAGAGCCGTCGGTGACGACCACGACCCGGTTACCGCCCTCGGCCTTGGCCTCGTACATCGCCGCGTCGGCGGCGGTGATCACGTCGATCAGGTCGATGTCGGGGCGTTCGCTGGTGGCCAGCCCGATACTCACGGTGACGGTCGGGTCCGCCGGTTCGGCGACCGCCGCGCGGATCCGCTCGGCGACCTCGTGGGCGCGCCGGCGCGCGATCCGGTCGACGACGAGGAACTCCTCCCCGCCCCAGCGCACCACGACCGCGTCGTCGTCGACGCTGGCCCGGATCCGGCGCGCGGTGCGGATCAGCACGTCGTCGCCCACGGCGTGACCGAAGGTGTCATTGACACGTTTGAAGCCGTCGACGTCGATCAACAGCGCGCACAGATGCCCGTCGTCGCGGGCGTCGGCGTTGAGTCGTTTCACCGACATCGCCAGCCCGCGCCGATTGGTCAGCTCCGTCAGCGGATCGGTGAGCGACTGCTTCGAACTGCCCTGCAGCAACCAGAAGCCGAACTGCAGCGCGGGAAGGATGCACACGGTGACCAGCAGCGCTATCACCGCCCGCGAGACCCCAACCTGCAGTCCGTACTCGGGGTTGGACTTCGCCAGCCACACCGCGATGCCGACCACCGCGATCGTGCACCAGGCGATATGGACCAGGTGCAGCCGTGGACCGTGGAAGAACACCACATAACCGCCGGCGCACAGCAGGATCGGGATCCCCGACATCGCGAAATTGGGATCGCCGAACAGCAGCGCCGACAGCGTCATCAACGCATCGACATACACGACGAGCATCGCGGATTCACGCACCGAAGGCCACGGGCGCACCGACCAGCGCACCGCCCAGCCCAGCGAACCCACCGCAGTGACGGCCCACCCGATACGGAACAGCGCACCGTCGGCGCCAGGCGGCACGAACACGTTGACCGCTGCCAGCAAGCCCATGGTCGCGCCGATGCCCGCGATGATCCAGCGGAGGATCCTTAGCAGCCCGCGCGTGCGCAGGAAGTCGATCCGCCACTGGTACTCGTCGCGCTGCTGCCACCATTCCCGCAGCAGCACACCGATACCGGCGGTCCCGTCTCCCACTAGGCCATTTTGACCTACAGGTACGTCACGCCGAGCACGATCAGCGACAACAGCACCGGCGACACCGACAGTCCCCACAGAAAGGCGGCACGGGCCTCGGACTTCTCATCCCTGCGCTGCCACAGCCGGCGGCCGCGCAGTGATGCGGCCACGCCGACGGCGAACGACACCCCGGCGACGACGAGCACCCATGCGGGAATGTTGGTCGACGAGATGGCAAAGGAGATACCGGCCAGCCACAGGATGTGGCCGACCACCAATCCGCCGATACCGGCGACCCAGATCGCCCTCAATTAGAAGTTGATCATGTGGCCGACCAGGCCGTGGAAGCACTCCTGCAGCGCCTCCGACAGGGTCGGGTGGGTGTGCACGTTGCGGGCGAGCTCGTTGGCCGTCAGATCCCACTTCTGGGCCAGCGTCAACTCCGGCAGCAACTCGGCGACGTCGGGACCGATCAGGTGGCCGCCGAGCAGCTCGAGATGTTTCTTGTCGGCGATCAGCTTCACGAAGCCGGTCGGGTCGCCGAGACCGTGTGCCTTGCCGTTGGCGGTGAACGGGAACTTCGCGACGACTATTTCAGACCCTCGTCGTTCCGCTTCTTCCTTGGCCTGCTCCTCGGTCAGCCCGAAGCTCGCGACCTGCGGCTGACAGAACGTCGCCCGCGGCATCATCCGGTAGTCGCCGAGTGCCAGCGTCTCCGCCCCGGCGATGGTCTCGGCCGCGACCACGCCCATCGCCTCGGCGACGTGCGCGAGCTGCAGCTTGCCGGTCACGTCACCGATCGCGTAGATGTGCGGCACGTTGGTGCGCATGTAGTCGTCGATGCCGATGGCCTTACGGTCGGTGAGCTCGACGCCGGCCTTGTCCAGCCCGAAGCCCTCGACGTTCGGCGCGAATCCGATGGCCTGCATGACCTTGTCGGCCTTCAGTTCCTCGGTCTTGTCGTTCTTGCTCACCTTGACGGTGACCTGGCCGCCGTCATCCTCGATGGACTCGACCTTGGTGCCGGTCAGGATCTTGACGCCGAGCTTCTTGTACTGCTTCTCGATCTCCTTGGACACCTCGGCGTCCTCGTTGGGCAGCGCGCGCGGCAAAAACTCGACGATGGTGACGTCGACCCCGTAGTTCTTCAGCACGTAGGCGAACTCCATGCCGATGGCACCGGCGCCGGCGATGATGATCGACTCGGGCAGTTCGCGGCTCAGGATCTGCTTCTCGTAGGTGACGACGTTGTCGCTCAGCGATGTGCCCGGCACCAGCCGGGTGCTCGAACCGGTCGCGATGATCGCGTTGTCGAACTCGACCTTCTCGGTGTCACCCTCGTTCAGGTCGACTTCGAGGCTGTTGGGCCCGGTGAACTTGCCATAGCCGTGGATCTCGGTGATCTTGTTCTTCTTCATCAGGAAGTGCACACCGGCGACGCGGCCGTCGGCGACCTTGCGGCTGCGGTCATACGCCGCGCCGTAGTCGAAGCTGACGTCGCCGCTGATACCGAACGTCTTGGCGTCCTTGTGGAACACGTGGGCGAGTTCGGCGTTGCGCAGCAATGCCTTCGACGGGATGCACCCGACGTTGAGGCACACACCGCCCCAGTACTTGGGTTCGACGATGGCGGTCTTCAGCCCGAGCTGGGCCGCGCGTATGGCCGCGACGTATCCGCCGGGGCCGGCTCCGAGGACGACGACGTCATAGTGGGTCACGTTTACCTACCCTAGTGGGCTCGGCAAGGCGAGCGTGGCCGCTGTGAGCGTCTCGACCAATACGGCGTCGTGGCTGACGAGGACCACGGACGCGCCACCGTCGGCGACGCCGCGCAACAAGGCCACGACGGACGCGGTGGAAATCGGGTCGAGCATCGCGGTCGGCTCGTCGCACAGCACGAAGCGGGCTCGCTGGGTGAGCACCCTCCCGAGACAGGCGCGCTGCAACTGTCCGTCGCTGACCTGCCCCGGATAGCGGTCGAGCAGCGCGGGGTCGAGCCCCACGTCGCCGGCGGTGCTGCGCAGGTCGGCGGCGCCGAATCGGTCACCGCGGATCAGCGCGGGTTCGGCGATGATCTGCCCCAGGGTCCAGCGCGGGTTGCACACCAGGCGCGGGTGCTGGGCGAGCAGCGCGATCGATCCCTTCGGCGCCACCGGGTCCCCGTCGTAGCGGATCTCGCCGGTGTCGGGGCGCTGCAGTCCGGCCAGCACCCGCAGCAGGGTGGTCTTCCCGCTGCCCGATGCACCGGTCACCCCGGTGATCTGCCCGGCCGGGGCGCTCAGATTGACCCCGTCCAGCACGGTTCTGCCCCCGAAGGCCAGCCCGACGCCGGTGGCCGACAGTCCGGTCACACCGCAACCGTCCCGAGCAGGGCCTGCGTGTACGGATCGGCGCTGGTGAGCGTGTCGGACAACGTGGCCTGCGACAGCACGGTGCCGCGCGCCATCACCGCGACGTCGTCGCACACCGCCGCGCGCAGCAGCGACGGCATGTCGTGGGTGATGACCAGTACGCCCGCGCCGTCGGAGGCGGCGTCGCCGAGCAGCTGCCAGATCAGCGCGGCGTTGTCGGGGTCCAGCGCCGAGGTGGGTTCGTCGGCGACCAGAACGCCGGGGCGGCCGGCGAGCGCCGCGGCGATCGCGACACGCTGGGCCATGCCGCCGGACAGTTCGTGCGGGTAGCGGTCGACGACGTGTGGCGGCAGCGCGACGGCGGCACACAGTTGCCCGGGAGTGCGGTCCGAGTCCAACCGGGCACAGACCTCGGCCAACTGGGAGCCGATGGTGCGTACCGGGGTGAACGACGTCGACGCCGACTGCGGCACCGAACC carries:
- a CDS encoding ABC transporter ATP-binding protein; this encodes MTGLSATGVGLAFGGRTVLDGVNLSAPAGQITGVTGASGSGKTTLLRVLAGLQRPDTGEIRYDGDPVAPKGSIALLAQHPRLVCNPRWTLGQIIAEPALIRGDRFGAADLRSTAGDVGLDPALLDRYPGQVSDGQLQRACLGRVLTQRARFVLCDEPTAMLDPISTASVVALLRGVADGGASVVLVSHDAVLVETLTAATLALPSPLG
- a CDS encoding ATP-binding cassette domain-containing protein; translation: MSAARLTGLTVGIDLRRGRHSATVDVLDDVHLDVPAGRVTALVGESGCGKSLVAAALTGLMPPGSRVRGTVHVGGRQVRCDDERAWRELRGRQVGSVPQSASTSFTPVRTIGSQLAEVCARLDSDRTPGQLCAAVALPPHVVDRYPHELSGGMAQRVAIAAALAGRPGVLVADEPTSALDPDNAALIWQLLGDAASDGAGVLVITHDMPSLLRAAVCDDVAVMARGTVLSQATLSDTLTSADPYTQALLGTVAV
- the lpdA gene encoding dihydrolipoyl dehydrogenase — encoded protein: MTHYDVVVLGAGPGGYVAAIRAAQLGLKTAIVEPKYWGGVCLNVGCIPSKALLRNAELAHVFHKDAKTFGISGDVSFDYGAAYDRSRKVADGRVAGVHFLMKKNKITEIHGYGKFTGPNSLEVDLNEGDTEKVEFDNAIIATGSSTRLVPGTSLSDNVVTYEKQILSRELPESIIIAGAGAIGMEFAYVLKNYGVDVTIVEFLPRALPNEDAEVSKEIEKQYKKLGVKILTGTKVESIEDDGGQVTVKVSKNDKTEELKADKVMQAIGFAPNVEGFGLDKAGVELTDRKAIGIDDYMRTNVPHIYAIGDVTGKLQLAHVAEAMGVVAAETIAGAETLALGDYRMMPRATFCQPQVASFGLTEEQAKEEAERRGSEIVVAKFPFTANGKAHGLGDPTGFVKLIADKKHLELLGGHLIGPDVAELLPELTLAQKWDLTANELARNVHTHPTLSEALQECFHGLVGHMINF
- a CDS encoding GGDEF domain-containing protein — translated: MGDGTAGIGVLLREWWQQRDEYQWRIDFLRTRGLLRILRWIIAGIGATMGLLAAVNVFVPPGADGALFRIGWAVTAVGSLGWAVRWSVRPWPSVRESAMLVVYVDALMTLSALLFGDPNFAMSGIPILLCAGGYVVFFHGPRLHLVHIAWCTIAVVGIAVWLAKSNPEYGLQVGVSRAVIALLVTVCILPALQFGFWLLQGSSKQSLTDPLTELTNRRGLAMSVKRLNADARDDGHLCALLIDVDGFKRVNDTFGHAVGDDVLIRTARRIRASVDDDAVVVRWGGEEFLVVDRIARRRAHEVAERIRAAVAEPADPTVTVSIGLATSERPDIDLIDVITAADAAMYEAKAEGGNRVVVVTDGSTNGSA